One Denticeps clupeoides chromosome 3, fDenClu1.1, whole genome shotgun sequence DNA window includes the following coding sequences:
- the mdh1aa gene encoding malate dehydrogenase 1Aa, NAD (soluble) isoform X2 — translation MAEPIRVLVTGAAGQIAYSLLYSIAKGDVFGKDQPIILVLLDIPPMLPVLDGVVMELQDCALPLLRDVIPTDKVEVGFKDLDAAILVGSMPRKEGMERKDLLKANVAIFKTQGAALDKYAKKTVKVLVVGNPANTNCLIAAKSAPSIPKENFSCLTRLDHNRARSQVAMRVGVPSDSVKNVIIWGNHSSTQYPDVHHAKVNNHGKEVAAFDAVKDDSWLKGDFISTVQQRGAAVIKARKLSSAMSAAKAICDHMRDIWFGTPEGEFVSMGVYSSGNSYGVPDDLIYSFPVMIKNKTWKVVDGLEINDFSRGKMDATAAELVDERDTAISFLGV, via the exons TCCTGTACAGCATCGCGAAGGGGGACGTGTTCGGCAAGGACCAG CCGATCATCCTGGTGCTGCTGGACATCCCGCCCATGCTGCCCGTCCTGGATGGCGTGGTCATGGAGCTGCAGGACTGTGCTCTCCCACTCCTGCGGG ATGTCATCCCAACTGATAAGGTGGAGGTGGGCTTTAAGGACCTGGATGCTGCCATCCTGGTCGGCTCCATGCCCAGGAAGGAGGGTATGGAGAGGAAGGACCTCCTGAAGGCCAACGTAGCCATCTTTAAGACCCAGGGGGCTGCACTGGACAAGTACGCCAAGAAGACTGTTAAG GTTCTCGTTGTGGGAAACCCTGCAAACACCAACTGCTTGATTGCCGCCAAATCTGCTCCCTCCATTCCCAAGGAGAACTTTTCCTGCTTGACTCGCCTGGACCACAACAGGGCTCGTTCTCAG GTGGCTATGCGTGTGGGTGTGCCATCTGACAGCGTCAAGAACGTCATCATTTGGGGAAATCATTCCTCCACCCAGTACCCGGACGTCCACCATGCCAAGGTCAACAACCATGGCAAAGAGGTTGCAGCATTTGATGCTGTGAAGGATGACAGCTGGCTTAAGGGTGACTTCATCTCG ACAGTACAGCAGCGTGGTGCAGCTGTTATCAAAGCCCGGAAGCTCTCCAGTGCGATGTCTGCTGCTAAAGCCATCTGTGACCACATGAGGGATATCTGGTTTGGCACACCAGAG GGTGAGTTCGTCTCCATGGGGGTGTATTCTTCTGGCAACTCATATGGTGTTCCTGATGACCTCATATATTCATTCCCAGTCATGATCAAG AATAAAACCTGGAAAGTTGTAGATGGCTTGGAGATAAACGACTTTTCTCGGGGCAAGATGGACGCTACCGCCGCCGAGCTGGTGGATGAGAGGGACACTGCCATCTCATTTTTGGGAGTGTGA
- the ugp2a gene encoding UDP-glucose pyrophosphorylase 2a isoform X2, with product MAEFQEKMRQQLESSMHKELERLLSTGNGEEAKVSQKDFDGFKKLFHRFLQVKGPSVDWAKINRPPEDSIQPYEKIRVKGQSDGVSVGVALSKLVVVKLNGGLGTSMGCKGPKSLISVRNENTFLDLTVQQIEHLNKTYNANVPLVLMNSFNTDEDTQKILQKYTHHRVKIHTFNQSRYPRINKESLLPVATNLGLTGENAESWYPPGHGDIYASFYNSGLLDQLIAEGKEYIFVSNIDNLGATVDLHILSHLMSQPSDKRCEFVMEVTDKTRADVKGGTLIQYEGKLRLLEIAQVPKAHVDEFKSVTKFKIFNTNNLWISLPAIKRLQEKNSMDMEIIVNPKTLDGGLNVIQLETAVGAAIKSFDNALGINVPRSRFLPVKTTSDLLLVMSNLYSLEAGSLTMSEKREFPTTPHVKLGSSFTKVQDFLRRFESIPDMLELDHLTVSGDVTFGKQVAVKGTVIIIANHGDRIDIPAGAMLENKIVSGNLRILDH from the exons ATGGCTGAGTTTCAGGAGAAGATGCGCCAGCAGCTGGAGAGCTCCATGCACaaggagctggagaggctgCTGTCCACAGGCAATGGCGAAGAGGCCAAG GTCTCACAGAAGGACTTTGATGGCTTTAAGAAGCTCTTTCACAGGTTCCTGCAAGTGAAGGGCCCATCTGTGGACTGGGCAAAAATAAACAGGCCTCCGGAAGATTCG ATCCAGCCTTATGAGAAGATTCGGGTGAAGGGCCAGTCGGACGGAGTGTCGGTGGGCGTGGCCCTCAGCAAACTGGTGGTAGTAAAGCTGAATGGAGGCCTGGGCACCAGCATGGGCTGCAAGGGCCCCAAGAGTCTTATAAGTGTCCGCAACGAGAACACCTTCTTGGACCTGACTGTGCAGCAGATCGAG CACTTGAATAAGACCTACAACGCCAACGTGCCCCTGGTTCTCATGAACTCCTTTAACACAGATGAAGACACGCAGAAGATCCTGCAGAAGTACACACACCACAGGGTGAAGATCCACACTTTCAACCAGAGCAG ataCCCGAGGATCAACAAAGAGTCTCTGCTGCCGGTGGCCACGAACCTGGGCCTGACTGGTGAGAATGCAGAGTCCTGGTACCCTCCAGGTCACGGGGACATCTACGCCAGCTTCTACAACTCGGGCCTGCTGGACCAGCTCATCGCAGAGGGCAAAGAGTACATCTTCGTTTCCAACATCGACAACCTGGGCGCCACCGTGGACCTGCACATCCTCAGCCACCTGATGAGTCAACCCAGCGACAAGCGCTGCGAGTTCGTCATGGAGGTCACCGACAAGACCCGAGCAGACGTCAAG GGAGGAACTCTCATCCAGTACGAGGGCAAGCTGAGGCTTCTGGAAATCGCCCAGGTGCCCAAAGCACACGTGGACGAGTTCAAGTCCGTCACCAAGTTCAAGATCTTCAACACCAACAACCTGTGGATCTCCCTGCCTGCCATCAAGAGGCTGCAGGAGAAGAACTCTATGGACATGGAGATCATTGTCAACCCAAAG ACCCTGGACGGGGGTTTGAACGTAATCCAACTCGAGACTGCTGTAGGCGCTGCTATCAAGAGTTTTGACAACGCCCTGGGCATCAACGTCCCACGCAGCCGCTTCCTACCTGTCAAGACCACCTCTGACCTGCTGCTGGTCATGTCCAACCTGTACAGCCTGGAAGCCGGCTCTCTCACCATGAGCGAGAAGCGGGAGTTCCCCACAACGCCTCACGTCAAGCTGGGCAGCTCCTTCACCAAG GTACAGGACTTCTTGAGGAGGTTTGAGAGCATACCAGATATGCTGGAGTTGGATCACTTAACTGTGTCAGGTGACGTCACATTTGGAAAGCAAGTTGCAGTGAAG GGAACTGTCATCATTATCGCCAATCACGGAGACCGGATTGACATTCCCGCTGGAGCGATGCTGGAAAACAAGATTGTGTCTGGAAATCTGCGCATTCTCGACCACTAA
- the ugp2a gene encoding UDP-glucose pyrophosphorylase 2a isoform X1 — translation MSLVEGLSKIAPNGMAEFQEKMRQQLESSMHKELERLLSTGNGEEAKVSQKDFDGFKKLFHRFLQVKGPSVDWAKINRPPEDSIQPYEKIRVKGQSDGVSVGVALSKLVVVKLNGGLGTSMGCKGPKSLISVRNENTFLDLTVQQIEHLNKTYNANVPLVLMNSFNTDEDTQKILQKYTHHRVKIHTFNQSRYPRINKESLLPVATNLGLTGENAESWYPPGHGDIYASFYNSGLLDQLIAEGKEYIFVSNIDNLGATVDLHILSHLMSQPSDKRCEFVMEVTDKTRADVKGGTLIQYEGKLRLLEIAQVPKAHVDEFKSVTKFKIFNTNNLWISLPAIKRLQEKNSMDMEIIVNPKTLDGGLNVIQLETAVGAAIKSFDNALGINVPRSRFLPVKTTSDLLLVMSNLYSLEAGSLTMSEKREFPTTPHVKLGSSFTKVQDFLRRFESIPDMLELDHLTVSGDVTFGKQVAVKGTVIIIANHGDRIDIPAGAMLENKIVSGNLRILDH, via the exons ATGTCGCTTGTTGAGG GTCTGAGTAAAATCGCCCCTAACGGCATGGCTGAGTTTCAGGAGAAGATGCGCCAGCAGCTGGAGAGCTCCATGCACaaggagctggagaggctgCTGTCCACAGGCAATGGCGAAGAGGCCAAG GTCTCACAGAAGGACTTTGATGGCTTTAAGAAGCTCTTTCACAGGTTCCTGCAAGTGAAGGGCCCATCTGTGGACTGGGCAAAAATAAACAGGCCTCCGGAAGATTCG ATCCAGCCTTATGAGAAGATTCGGGTGAAGGGCCAGTCGGACGGAGTGTCGGTGGGCGTGGCCCTCAGCAAACTGGTGGTAGTAAAGCTGAATGGAGGCCTGGGCACCAGCATGGGCTGCAAGGGCCCCAAGAGTCTTATAAGTGTCCGCAACGAGAACACCTTCTTGGACCTGACTGTGCAGCAGATCGAG CACTTGAATAAGACCTACAACGCCAACGTGCCCCTGGTTCTCATGAACTCCTTTAACACAGATGAAGACACGCAGAAGATCCTGCAGAAGTACACACACCACAGGGTGAAGATCCACACTTTCAACCAGAGCAG ataCCCGAGGATCAACAAAGAGTCTCTGCTGCCGGTGGCCACGAACCTGGGCCTGACTGGTGAGAATGCAGAGTCCTGGTACCCTCCAGGTCACGGGGACATCTACGCCAGCTTCTACAACTCGGGCCTGCTGGACCAGCTCATCGCAGAGGGCAAAGAGTACATCTTCGTTTCCAACATCGACAACCTGGGCGCCACCGTGGACCTGCACATCCTCAGCCACCTGATGAGTCAACCCAGCGACAAGCGCTGCGAGTTCGTCATGGAGGTCACCGACAAGACCCGAGCAGACGTCAAG GGAGGAACTCTCATCCAGTACGAGGGCAAGCTGAGGCTTCTGGAAATCGCCCAGGTGCCCAAAGCACACGTGGACGAGTTCAAGTCCGTCACCAAGTTCAAGATCTTCAACACCAACAACCTGTGGATCTCCCTGCCTGCCATCAAGAGGCTGCAGGAGAAGAACTCTATGGACATGGAGATCATTGTCAACCCAAAG ACCCTGGACGGGGGTTTGAACGTAATCCAACTCGAGACTGCTGTAGGCGCTGCTATCAAGAGTTTTGACAACGCCCTGGGCATCAACGTCCCACGCAGCCGCTTCCTACCTGTCAAGACCACCTCTGACCTGCTGCTGGTCATGTCCAACCTGTACAGCCTGGAAGCCGGCTCTCTCACCATGAGCGAGAAGCGGGAGTTCCCCACAACGCCTCACGTCAAGCTGGGCAGCTCCTTCACCAAG GTACAGGACTTCTTGAGGAGGTTTGAGAGCATACCAGATATGCTGGAGTTGGATCACTTAACTGTGTCAGGTGACGTCACATTTGGAAAGCAAGTTGCAGTGAAG GGAACTGTCATCATTATCGCCAATCACGGAGACCGGATTGACATTCCCGCTGGAGCGATGCTGGAAAACAAGATTGTGTCTGGAAATCTGCGCATTCTCGACCACTAA